Proteins from a genomic interval of Dissulfurirhabdus thermomarina:
- a CDS encoding efflux RND transporter periplasmic adaptor subunit gives MKRTIIVVFLIVAALVIVGPSLLHKELVDAKDPATGNLPRRDIIRNAPPERRAFAETLRWFGKVKSRNRTRVIAMETGRIVSIAARDGVPVAKGDLLFTIGGPLVDSRLEVLQNQSATLRERITLAEQMVRVKREAVSRKFAKREELTVAEDALARLKAEMESVKQAIQQLQEATHIHAMHGGVFINRKVSVGQEVQKGDDLAEIISQDSIYIAATLFPKRRDAKLETKRAVINLPEGRQIQGTVTTVLPQRTAEGATVVWIEGPDLDSALSPGQTVAGTIILSEHEKALAVPQDAIVRDDEERAYVFIKGSSGYRRQPVKTGIIAGGWVEIVSGVKAEDEVVVQGAYELFYQDFNKTYKVAD, from the coding sequence ATGAAACGTACAATAATCGTTGTATTTCTTATTGTTGCTGCTCTTGTGATCGTCGGCCCGTCTCTGTTGCACAAAGAGCTGGTCGACGCAAAAGATCCTGCCACGGGCAACCTCCCGCGCCGAGACATCATCAGAAATGCCCCTCCTGAGCGAAGAGCATTTGCCGAGACCCTCCGCTGGTTTGGAAAGGTGAAAAGCAGGAATAGAACGAGGGTCATTGCCATGGAGACAGGGAGAATCGTTTCCATAGCCGCCAGGGATGGGGTTCCCGTGGCAAAAGGCGACCTCCTGTTTACGATTGGGGGGCCGTTGGTCGATAGTCGGCTGGAGGTTCTCCAGAACCAATCAGCCACTTTGCGAGAGCGCATTACACTTGCGGAGCAAATGGTGAGAGTCAAGCGCGAGGCTGTCTCGCGGAAATTCGCGAAACGTGAGGAACTTACAGTGGCCGAAGACGCCCTGGCCCGCCTTAAGGCCGAAATGGAATCCGTCAAGCAGGCGATTCAACAGTTGCAGGAGGCCACTCACATTCACGCCATGCATGGGGGTGTGTTCATCAACCGAAAGGTCTCTGTCGGTCAGGAAGTGCAAAAAGGGGATGACTTGGCCGAGATCATCTCACAAGACTCAATCTATATTGCAGCCACGCTTTTCCCGAAGCGTAGAGACGCCAAACTCGAAACAAAAAGGGCGGTTATCAATCTTCCCGAAGGAAGACAGATTCAGGGCACCGTAACCACTGTTCTGCCCCAGAGGACGGCCGAAGGAGCGACCGTGGTCTGGATTGAAGGTCCTGATCTGGATTCAGCACTCAGCCCTGGTCAAACAGTGGCAGGAACGATCATCCTTTCAGAACATGAAAAAGCGCTCGCCGTTCCCCAGGACGCCATAGTACGGGACGATGAAGAGCGGGCTTATGTATTTATCAAAGGTTCCTCCGGCTACCGCAGGCAGCCAGTCAAGACCGGCATCATCGCAGGAGGCTGGGTTGAGATTGTGTCCGGAGTGAAGGCCGAGGATGAGGTTGTCGTACAGGGGGCATACGAGCTCTTCTACCAGGATTTCAACAAGACATATAAGGTGGCGGACTGA